The Paenibacillus amylolyticus genome contains the following window.
TGACTCAAGCCACTGCGTCGCACCACCCCGCAGCTCTCTGAGCGCTTTATCATTCTACTGCTCCCGTTCATCACATTTATCATATGACCTAACATCATTCATTGTTATTTTAGAAATCAAAAAAGCCTGCCACCTCATGCAATAATGCAAGAGACGACAGGCTGTTCACCTTCGCGGTACCACTCTTGTTGACTTCCTTCCTGTTCACTCAAGACAACCCCTGGATGCTTACATACATCCGGATCACTTGAAGCAGCCTGAAAGCCCCCTCAGTTATTGTCGGCCAGTTCCAATCCTAACGATCCATCCGACAACGGCCCATTCACGGAGGCAACCCGTAACCATGTACTTTGGGCCATAATCGGCCTTCGGATTCTCCCGGGGAGTCACCGTGTTCCATCGTTCCGCTTCCAGGTGAGTTTCAGGTTTCCTTCGACTGCGTTGCACCATACCGCAGCTCTCTAAGACCGGGATTGACCTTACTGTTCCTGTTCATCGCGTTTAACCATATCAGGAAGATAACTTCCTGTTTAAATTTGTAACTAATATACAATCTTCACATCCAGGCTGTCAACTCTTAATCTCAAACGGCCTGTTTATATAAACTAAAAGTGCGCTCAAAAAGATCGGTTTTCAGTACCGAGAAGATGGGATAAAGCCAGAAATGAAGTAGCGGAGCCTAGTTAAAACTACGTGAGCAACTACAATGTTTCCGAAGGAAACATACTTCGTAAGCCTCCCCCTTATTTCGGCTGAATTCCAACTTCGATGCTGATGATGCCGCTAGGCATCATTCGTAATCAAAAGCGGGCTTTTTGAACAACCTCTATAAGGACTGAACGGACCATTGCTCCAGGGAAAGCCCCGGATCAGCTTTGGCATCAAATTCAGAGATTTCCCCCGCTGCCATTTCAGATACGCAGCCGCTCCAATCATGGCCGCATTATCCGTACAATATTCCATTGGCGGGATTAACAGCTCAAGCCCTTCCTTCGCGCAACGCTCCTGTAGTGCTGAACGCAATCCCCGGTTGGCGGCAACACCACCGCACAACAGCAATTGTTTTGAACCATACTCACGGACTGCTCGTACAGCTTTCTCCACCAGCACTTCTACGACAGCTTCCTGGAAACCACGTGCAACCGCAGATGGCTCCAAGGTTTCTCCGCGCATTTTAGCCTGATTGAGCGCATTCAGTACCGCAGACTTCAGACCACTGAGACTGAAATCATATGAGCCTGCTTCCAGCCATACCCGAGGCAAAGGCACCACGTTATCCGCTTCAGACGCCATCCGGTCCACATGCGGACCGCCCGGATAAGGACAGCCCAATGCACGCGCTACTTTGTCATAGGCTTCACCTACGGCATCATCACGGGTACGGCCAATCAGTTTGAACTTGCCCTCGGATTCCATATGCACGAGTTCTGTATGTCCACCGGATACGACCAGTGCCATCGCCGGGTATTGCAGTTCATGCGTAAGCCGGTTGGCGTAGATATGCCCGGCAATATGATGTGTGCCAATGAGCGGTTTGCCCAGTGCCATTGCCAGCGTTTTGGCCGCAACAATTCCGACCAGCAGCGCCCAACAAGTCCCGGGCCTTGCGTCACGGCGATTGCACTCAGATCACGCGGACGAATGCCGGATTGTTCGATCGCCTGTTCCAGCATCAACGTAATGACTTCCACGTGTTTGCGTGAAGCCACTTCAGGAACCACACCACCGAATGCCTTGTGCGTCTCGATCTGGCTTGAGATCAGATTGGACAGCACTTCCCGGCCGTCCTTGACTACAGCTACCGATGTTTCATCACAGCTTGTCTCCACCGCCAAAATGTAGGATGGTGCAGAATTTATTTTTTGATTGAGTTCGTTCATGAATCCAGTACGCTTCCTTCCTCTTCGCCGCTCCGGCCTGCAGACGGCAAGTTCGCCCACATAATCATCGCATCTTCCCCATTATCGGAGTAATACCCTTTACGAAGACCCGCCGATTCAAACCCTTTTTTCTGATATAAACGCTGAGCTATGGTGTTCGAGACTCTGACCTCCAGCGTCATTCGTTCCATTCCGAGATAAGCCGCTGTACTCATTAATTCATCCAGCAGCTTTTCGCCAAGCTTGCGTCCACGATACGCACCTCTGACTGCAATATTGGTAATATGGGCTTCATCCATAATTGTCCACATTCCGGCATAACCAATAGCTTTACCTTCCAATTCCATCACCATATATTTAGCAAAATGATTGTGTGTCAATTCATTTTGAAATGCTTCTTCCGTCCAGGGCAGGGTAAAGGCCTCATGTTCAATCTCCATCACATCGGGAATATCCGCGAGTGTCATGAACCTGAACTGAAGCGATGCTTCCTGCTTGTTATTCGCCACGTTGTCCATCTGCTTCCCCCTTTAGTGCGTGTTCAAAAAGACCAGTTATCAGTACCGAGAAGATGGGATAAAGCCAGAAATGAAGTAGCGCAGCGTAGGGAAAACTACGTGAGCAACTACAATGTTTCCGAAGGAAGGAAACATTCTTCGTAAGCCTCCCACTTATTTCGGCTGAATCCATATTCGATGCTGATGATACCCCCAGGCATCCTTCGTAATCAAAAGCTGACTTTTTGAACAACCTCTTTTAGCCTTTGCGCAGCAGATTGGCTTCCGCTTCAGACAACTGGGTATAGTTTGGCACCAGTGCATGCACGTCATCACGCTGACCTGCAAGCAGCGCGGCGGCGCCCAGGCGCCCAACCCAGCGGCCTTCCAGCTCATAAGGTACGAGCTGGAGCGCCGTGCCTGCGGGGCAGCGAAGCTCCGCCGCTGCCGCAGCATGAGGGCCCGTCTCGCCGACGATCCAGACGGCTCGGCCGCTCTTCCGGCGCCGCCTCCGCCATGCGGGCGGCGAGGGCTTCCAGCCATCCGTCCATCTTGCGGATGGCATCAGGCGCCAAACGCCGGGGCACATCGCCCCCGGCGGAGGCAAACAGCGCGGTGCACGCTTGACCGCGCCTTGCATCCACAAGCGGAACGATCCAGTGGACAGGGGCAGCATCTATGCTGCCCTGGTCCGCGGATGGCGTTCCGCCAGCCCCTGCTGCGGCATCCTCTGCCGCAGCTTCCGCCTTGGCGGCAAGGCCGCTGTGCCAGCCGCCCCAGGCGAGGGCCTGAAGGCTGGACACCCCGGCTACGGGGATGTCCCACGCCCAGGCCAGTGTCTTCGCCGCGGTCACCGCAATGCGGATGCCCGTGTACGAGCCTGGGCCAACGCCCACGGCAATGCCGTCCAGTTGCCCAGGCTGTGTGCTGCTGGCGGCCAGCAGCTGCTCCATCACCGGTACGACGTGTACCGAATGGTTGCGCTCAGCGCGTTCATTGCGTTCTTCCAGAAGCGCATGACCTTCCATCATCGCCGCTGCCATTACTGCGGTGGATGTATCCAACGCCAAAAACCGCTGACGCGGCTCTTTTTGTAAATCTTCCATCATCATTTGACCCCATTCTGTCTGAACTGTCGGCACAGGGCTGCATAAGTCTCGCCGTACCCATCCAGTGTAATCGTTCGATCCTCCAGGCCCGTGGTTTCAATCTGCACATGCAAATGCTCTTGCGGCAGCAATTCGGGAATGATACTCGACCACTCCACCAGACTGACTCCGGCTCCATAGAAATATTCATCAAGTCCAAGCTCATCGGCTTCTTCCAGCGATATGCGATATACATCCATGTGATATAAGGGCAGGCGCCCTTCGTACTCCTTGATTAGTGTGAATGTGGGACTGCTTACCACATCACGTACACCCAAATGCCAGGCAAATTTCTGTGAGAATGCCGTTTTTCCCGCGCCCAGATCACCATCCAGAGCAATCACCATGCCGGCGTTTGCCTGTCTGGCGAGTGCGGAAGCGAGTGCTTCTGTATCTGCAATGCCATGGGATGCATACACCCACTGCTCGTGCGTCTGATTCAATATTCGCCCCACCTTTGGCGGTCCAGCCGCCTGAGTTCACTTTGAACCTTATTATATCGGTCCCTTTCTTCCCCGCAACAACCCTGGCAAAAACCAAAAACCGGTACCTCTCGGTACCGGCCGTGTCATGCATATATCTCAGCTTTTATTCCTTGCCGAATTCTCAAATAACGATATGCTGCCTGAATCTACTCCTCCAAGCGATCCACACGTACCGTCTGGGTATTCCCTGGTCTGCTGCCAACCTGAACGGTCGCCATCCCATTGGCTTCGTCCACGTTCTCGATCCAGACCGGATCTCCTTCCAGCGTGACCGCAATGGTATCCTTGGAATCATATATCGCTTTGGCGCGCTTCGCATCCATCATCTTATTCATACTCCCCTTCCGGATCTTCATGTGATTCTCGAACCATGCTATCTGTTGTACTTTCGCCAATATAACCGTTATCTTCCGTAACCTGTCCCCGCCTAACCCTTCATTTACCATCCGGTCGATGTCAAGCATGAACGATTCCCGATCAAGGGGCAATTCTTCCGAAGTGACCGCTTCCCAATTCACAGCTGTGGCGGGTGTATAGAATTCTTCAGAACTTTCGGCTTCCGCAAGAGGATACGGAGAAAATGCATGCTTGTGAGCTTCTTCTTCATCACGTCTGTTCTTCAATATTGCACCTCCCGGCATATATGCTTCGAGAATAACTAACCTTTCCACGCCCATCTTCCTGTCGGAATTCAAGCATGTTTCTGTTATCATCCCCGAGTCTCGCCGAACCATACGAATTCGTTCGTCCATAACACGATTATCCCTTGCGCCAGATGCCCATACTAATCAAAAGCGGAATTTTTGAACAACCTTACGAAAGGAGCCGACCTATGCATACCGTCTGGAAAGGTGCAATCAGTTTTGGCCTGGTGCATGTCCCTGTCAAAATGTTCTCGGCTACCGAAGACAAAGACATCTCCATGCGTTATATCCATAAAGTCTGCGGCAGCCCGCTCGCTTATGTTCGTCAATGTCCCTCCTGTGAAGTGGACGTGAAATGGGAAGAGATCACCAAAGGCTATGAGTATGAGAAGGGAAAGTTTGTGCTCTTCGAGAAAGAGGAATTGGAAGCGTTGAATGATTCCACCGGCAAAACCATTACCATACTGGATTTTGTCGACTTGACTGAGATTGACCCGATTTATTTTCAAAAAACATATTACCTCTCGCCTGATCAGGCTGGGGGAAATGCCTATCAGCTGTTGATGAACGCAATGCGGGATACCGGCAAGATCGGCATCGCCAAAATCTCCATCCGCTCCAAGAGCAGCCTCGCTGCCATACGCGTGCTGGAAGATTGCCTCTCCATGGAGACCATTTTCTATCCGGATGAGATTCGACCTGTCTCCCAAGTGCCCAACCTGCCGGAAGTGCAGAACGTGAATGAGAAGGAGCTCACGATGGCAAAATTGCTGATTGATCAATTGTCCACGCCTTTTGAGCCGGGTAAATACAACGATGACTATCGCAGCAAACTGCTGGATCTGATCCAGCACAAAGTGGCAGGCGAAGAAATCAAGATCGCTCCTGCCAAACCTGAAGCCAATGTCATGGATCTGATGGCTGCCTTGCAGGCAAGCATAGAGGCCGTGAAGCCTATCCCGGCTGACCCTGGGACAACAACGGCCAAGCCCAAGAAACGCGCACCGCGTAAAGTGCCCGCTCAAGCAGTTGCCGGAGGAGAATCCGATACACCTGAACCAGCCAAAAGAAAAAAAGCGACGCCCAAGCCAAAAGCTTGAATACACTAAGGCTAAGGCATGAACGACTACATGATATCCTCATGTCATGATCTGTACTCTCAATCCGGCTCACAGTCGGATTTTTTTGTTTTGCAGAACGCTCGGAACCGTTCTTGTCGATAAAGCTCCAGCTATAATTGTAAAATGAGATTGACGAAAGTTGATTTATATTTTATATTTACTTATGAAAAGTAACTTATTTATGAATATACAGTCATCCTGTAATTCTGCTTCAACAGCATGCCATTCAATACTCCATTTTCAACGCATATACGCAATCAAATAATAACCCCTAACTATCTAAGATCAAGGAGGAAACAATCATGAATACAACGTATCAGATCCCTGCCACAACCCATCTGGGTGAAGTGAGTCTGCGAATTATGAACCTGGACCGTTCGATTAAGTTCTATACCGAAGTGGTTGGATTGAAATTGCTGGAGCGTAGTGGCAAAGTGGCTACGTTGACTGCCGACGGGAAACAGTCCCTGCTGCGATTGGAAGAACTGACGAATGGAATTACCCTGCCGGAACGCTCACACGCTGGCTTGTATCATTTCGCTATTCTGCTGCCGGAACGCAAATCCCTGGGTCTTGCTCTTCGCAATCTGGCTGCATCCGGGATTGATATCGGTCAAGGCGATCACTTGGTCAGCGAAGCCTTCTATATCTCCGATCCCGATCAGAACGGAATTGAGATCTATGCTGACCGTGCTCGTGAGACCTGGAAACGCGATAGCGACAATAACTACGTGATGGCAAGTGATCCGGTTGATGTGGAAAGCCTGTTTGCATTATCCGAGAATGAAACCTGGCAGGGTCTGCCTGCGGGCACCGTTATTGGTCACGTACATTTCCACGTCCGCAGTCTGGAAGAAGCCCGCAACTTCTACACCGGCATACTCGGTTTTGATATCGTCGGTAACTTCGCCAACATGTCGGCACTGTTTGTATCGGCGGGCGGCTATCATCACCATCTCGGACTTAATATCTGGGCAGGAGTGAATGCACCTGTCAATCCGGATAACGCTACAGGAATTGACTACTTCACCATCGTGTACGCCACGAAGGAACAATTGGATCAGGCACTTGAACAATTGCGTCAATCCGGCGCAGTCGTTACACAAGTGGAGGATGAGTGGTTTACGGTAGACCCGCAGAATATTCGTATACATCTGACAATGGAGAACTGATAGGTTTAGGCGTTGGTATATGTTAGCTTAACTACATTTATGGAGCCCGTGTAACTAATTTCTCTATATCCCAGAGAGATCGGTTACACGGGCTTTTTGAGTTGGCTTTTATAAATCTGGCACTATTGGTGCATTCTAACCATAGACAAGATACGTTAAGGAGACACCTCATGATCGAAAAGGGACGTTTGACTGTTAGACAGCTTGCTTCACTCCTGTTCCTGTGCACCATTGGGGAGCAGATTCTGGTCTTCCCTTCCATGATTACATCCTACGCCCATCAGGATGCCTGGTTATCAGCATTATTGGGAGTCGCGGGGGGCCTTGGCATACTTTTCATTATGCTTGCTGCCTACAAACTGCATCCCCGGCTGAATCTGATTCAAAATGCCCTGCACACACTCGGACCCTGGATCGGGACTTTGTTTGGCTCTTTTTATATTTTTTACTTCCTGATCAGCACCTCCACATTCATTAGGGAGATTGGCGATTTCATGTCCACCGAAATTTTGCCGGAATCTCCACTGCTGGTTATGCATTTGGTTTTTGTGTGTGCGCTGATCTGGGGGCTTCTGTCGGGTCTGGAGAGCATCGGCAGGAGTGCTGAAGTTTTTCTTCCTCTAATCGTGTTGTTTCTGCTAATCTTGACGGTGTGTCTACTCCCTCAAGCACGTTTGACCAACATCCAACCTGTGCTTGCACAAGGCTTTCTTGATCCACTCAAAGGTTTTTTCGCTGTACTCACGTATCCTTATTGCGAGCTGTGTATTTTCATGATGCTTTTTCCCTACACCAAAAAGGAATCCCATCTGGAGAAGGACATCCTGCTATCCGGAATGTTTGGCGGATTGTTGCTTACACTCACGCTGATGATGTGTCTACTCGTTATGGGGCCATTTATGACACAGCATCACTGGTTCGCCTCCTTCAACCTTTCCCAGAAGATCAATATCGGAAACTTTATACAACGCATCGAAGCGTTCATGGCATCGGTCTGGCTTATCGCTGTTTTCTTCAAAGCCGCTCTGTTTTTCTACAGTTTTGTCCTGGGCGTCGCCAACCTGTGTCGCTTGTCCAGTCACCGTTCTCTGATCCTGCCGGGTTCCATGCTTATTCTCGCCATGTCCATTCTGATCTCACCCGACCAGAACTTTTATCTCAAGGTCATCATTCCCTATTGGATTGATTGGGATCTGACCTGTGGGATTGCTCTGCCGCTGCTGCTTATTCTGGTGCATCATATGAAGTCTCGCTTTCAAAAAATATAACCACATTCCAAATTGACCTGCGCAGACGGGTTGATGCGAGAGAGGAGTTCTCCATGTTCAAACCGTTGATTCCGTTCGAACCCGTCTCCCGGGATACCCTACCCACCGGACCGCAATGGATTGCGCAGGTCAAGTGGGATGGAGTCCGCATGCTTGCCTATGAGGATGGGCAGGAGCTTCGCCTGGTGAATCGCAGATTACATGACCGAACTGCACAATATCCCGAACTGGTGACACCACGTAATTTGTGCTCTGGTTCCTCGTATATTTTGGATGGCGAAGTTATTGCGTTGGACCCGGACACGGGAAAACCTTCGTTTTATCATGTTCTGCGGCGGGATCGCATGAGCAGACCCGAAGGCATCGCCCAAGCCATACATCAGATTCCGGTCACGTATATGGTATTTGATATCCTGTTCTATGAGGGGAAATGG
Protein-coding sequences here:
- a CDS encoding Ku protein, with translation MHTVWKGAISFGLVHVPVKMFSATEDKDISMRYIHKVCGSPLAYVRQCPSCEVDVKWEEITKGYEYEKGKFVLFEKEELEALNDSTGKTITILDFVDLTEIDPIYFQKTYYLSPDQAGGNAYQLLMNAMRDTGKIGIAKISIRSKSSLAAIRVLEDCLSMETIFYPDEIRPVSQVPNLPEVQNVNEKELTMAKLLIDQLSTPFEPGKYNDDYRSKLLDLIQHKVAGEEIKIAPAKPEANVMDLMAALQASIEAVKPIPADPGTTTAKPKKRAPRKVPAQAVAGGESDTPEPAKRKKATPKPKA
- the rimI gene encoding ribosomal protein S18-alanine N-acetyltransferase, whose protein sequence is MDNVANNKQEASLQFRFMTLADIPDVMEIEHEAFTLPWTEEAFQNELTHNHFAKYMVMELEGKAIGYAGMWTIMDEAHITNIAVRGAYRGRKLGEKLLDELMSTAAYLGMERMTLEVRVSNTIAQRLYQKKGFESAGLRKGYYSDNGEDAMIMWANLPSAGRSGEEEGSVLDS
- the tsaE gene encoding tRNA (adenosine(37)-N6)-threonylcarbamoyltransferase complex ATPase subunit type 1 TsaE, yielding MNQTHEQWVYASHGIADTEALASALARQANAGMVIALDGDLGAGKTAFSQKFAWHLGVRDVVSSPTFTLIKEYEGRLPLYHMDVYRISLEEADELGLDEYFYGAGVSLVEWSSIIPELLPQEHLHVQIETTGLEDRTITLDGYGETYAALCRQFRQNGVK
- a CDS encoding VOC family protein is translated as MNTTYQIPATTHLGEVSLRIMNLDRSIKFYTEVVGLKLLERSGKVATLTADGKQSLLRLEELTNGITLPERSHAGLYHFAILLPERKSLGLALRNLAASGIDIGQGDHLVSEAFYISDPDQNGIEIYADRARETWKRDSDNNYVMASDPVDVESLFALSENETWQGLPAGTVIGHVHFHVRSLEEARNFYTGILGFDIVGNFANMSALFVSAGGYHHHLGLNIWAGVNAPVNPDNATGIDYFTIVYATKEQLDQALEQLRQSGAVVTQVEDEWFTVDPQNIRIHLTMEN
- a CDS encoding H-type small acid-soluble spore protein yields the protein MDAKRAKAIYDSKDTIAVTLEGDPVWIENVDEANGMATVQVGSRPGNTQTVRVDRLEE
- a CDS encoding endospore germination permease, whose protein sequence is MIEKGRLTVRQLASLLFLCTIGEQILVFPSMITSYAHQDAWLSALLGVAGGLGILFIMLAAYKLHPRLNLIQNALHTLGPWIGTLFGSFYIFYFLISTSTFIREIGDFMSTEILPESPLLVMHLVFVCALIWGLLSGLESIGRSAEVFLPLIVLFLLILTVCLLPQARLTNIQPVLAQGFLDPLKGFFAVLTYPYCELCIFMMLFPYTKKESHLEKDILLSGMFGGLLLTLTLMMCLLVMGPFMTQHHWFASFNLSQKINIGNFIQRIEAFMASVWLIAVFFKAALFFYSFVLGVANLCRLSSHRSLILPGSMLILAMSILISPDQNFYLKVIIPYWIDWDLTCGIALPLLLILVHHMKSRFQKI